The Canis lupus familiaris isolate Mischka breed German Shepherd chromosome X, alternate assembly UU_Cfam_GSD_1.0, whole genome shotgun sequence genome has a segment encoding these proteins:
- the SOWAHD gene encoding ankyrin repeat domain-containing protein SOWAHD has translation MAEPRGTAGPGPKASLVATALSPRSAPPPRPSRADTDSLGRYRGHAAVASRDPLLHGSLMLSAAAGSGRRRGALRELLGLQGAAPAGRLSEERAEEQSPAGASAPNAANGPNGPGGGGLGLEPHEHAWILAAAEGRLEVLWEQLEAEPGLLLRGDPVTGYTVLHWLAKHGCHEELILVHDFAQRRGLKLDVSVSGSGGLTPLHLAALQGHDMVIKVLVGALGADPTRRDYSGHRACHYLRPNAPQSLRELSGAEEWETAGRSERNNANNNSSGAAPWTPRRSPSSVGTNSAETQARAAAATGKEKNYTGSRMAQIQGLLRQVFPFFQDR, from the coding sequence aTGGCCGAGCCCCGAGGGACCGCGGGACCGGGGCCCAAGGCCTCCCTGGTCGCCACCGCGCTGAGCCCGCGgagcgccccgccgccccgcccctcgaGAGCGGACACCGACAGCCTGGGCAGGTACCGGGGCCACGCCGCCGTCGCCTCCCGGGACCCCCTCCTCCACGGCTCGCTGATGCTCTCGGCGGCGGCGGGCTCGGGCCGCCGGCGGGGAGCGCTGCGGgagctgctggggctgcagggggcggcCCCCGCCGGCCGGCTGTCGGAGGAGCGCGCCGAGGAGCAGTCCCCCGCCGGGGCGAGCGCGCCGAACGCGGCGAATGGGCCAAacgggccgggcggcggcgggctgggcctggagccccaCGAGCACGCGTGGATACTGGCGGCCGCCGAGGGCCGCCTTGAGGTGCTGTGGGAGCAGCTGGAAGCCGAGCCCGGGCTGCTGCTGCGGGGCGACCCGGTCACGGGCTACACGGTGCTGCACTGGCTGGCCAAGCACGGGTGCCACGAGGAGCTCATCCTGGTGCATGACTTCGCCCAGCGCCGGGGCTTGAAGCTCGACGTGAGCGTCTCGGGCAGCGGCGGCCTCACGCCCCTCCACCTGGCGGCCCTGCAGGGCCACGACATGGTCATCAAGGTGCTGGTGGGCGCCCTGGGGGCTGACCCCACGCGCCGCGACTACAGCGGCCACCGGGCCTGCCACTACCTGCGGCCCAACGCGCCGCAGAGCCTGCGGGAGCTGTCGGGGGCCGAGGAGTGGGAGACGGCGGGCCGCAGCGAGCGGAACAATGCCAACAACAACAGCAGCGGCGCCGCCCCGTGGACGCCGCGACGGTCCCCGAGCTCAGTGGGCACGAACTCCGCGGAGACACAGGCGAGAGCAGCGGCGGCGACCGGCAAGGAGAAGAACTACACGGGCAGCCGGATGGCGCAGATTCAGGGCCTCCTCCGCCAAGTGTTCCCCTTCTTCCAGGACCGTTGA